The genomic window TATCATGGGAGTGCAAAAGACAATTTAGGAACAGAAAAACTGATTGAAGCGATTATAGAAACTTTCATTACAGAAACGGACGATATTCAGTCTGAATTATGTGGATATGTTTTTAAGGTTGAGTATACAGAGCGGAAAAAACGGCTTTCTTATTTACGCCTGTATCATGGGACGCTCCATTTACGGGATACCCTGCTGCTGTCAAAAAAGGAAAAAATAAAGATTACAGAAATGTGTATTCCGTCAAATGGTGAAATCGTCCCGGCTGACCATGCCTGTCCGGGAGAAATTGTTATTTTAGCTGATGATACTTTGAAACTGAACGATATCCTGGGAAATGAAAAACTCCTGCCTCACAAAACACGGATTGATAATCCCATGCCATTACTTCGGACAACGGTAGAGCCGCAAAAGCCGGAGCAAAGGGAAGCCCTGTTAAATGCCCTCGCAGAGATTGCTGATACAGACCCTCTTTTGCATTTTGACATTGATACTGTTACCCATGAGATTATGTTATCTTTTTTGGGAAAAGTACAGTTAGAAGTTATTTGTTCGCTATTAGAAGAAAAATATCATGTGGGCGTGGCTATGAAAGAGCCTTCGGTTATTTATCTGGAAAGACCGCAAAAAAAAGCGAGCTGCACGATTCATATTGAAGTGCCGCCGAATCCGTTTTGGGCATCTATTGGTTTGACTGTAACACCGCTTCCTGTTGGAAGCGGAACACAATATAAAAGCGAGGTATCTCTCGGCTATTTAAACCAAAGTTTTCAAAATGCCGTCATGGAGGGTGTGCGTTATGGAATGGAGCAGGGCTTATATGGCTGGGGAGTGACAGACTGCCAAATTTGTTTTGATTATGGAGTTTATTACAGCCCGGTCAGCACCCCCGCTGATTTTCGTTTTCTTGCGCCTGTCGTGTTGGAGCAGGCATTGAAAAAAGCAGGGACACAACTGTTGGAACCATACCTTTCCTTTACCCTTTTTGCACCGCAGGAATATCTTTCACGGGCTTATAATGATGCACCAAAGTATTGCGCAATCATTGAATCAACCAGACTTGAAAAAGATGAAGTTATTTTTAAGGGTGAAATCCCTGCCCGTTGTATCGGTGAATATAGGAATGATCTGAATTTTTATACAAATGGAAGAAGTGTCTGCATTACAGAATTAAAAGGGTATCAGGAAACTTCCGGCGAGCCTGTATTTCAGCCACGCCGCCCGAACAGCCGTTTAGACAAGATCCGGCATATGTTTCAGAAGATAATGTAACGTCTTGCGCAATGCAAGCGTTCATTGCTGGCTATTGCGAAATATCATTGATAAAATCAGCATCAGAGAGGAGGAACCATTTTGAACCAGAAACAGACGGATATTACAACAGGAAAGCAAATACGTCATCTGCGAACACAATCGGGAATGACACAGGAAGAACTGGCTGGGGAATTGAATGTTACCCGGCAGGCGCTATCGAATTGGGAGAGAGATGTTAATGAACCCGATTTAAATACGTTGAAAAAAATTTGTTTTCTTTTTGGAGTCCACATGGACGATTTTGCGAAGGAGGTAATAACAAAAATGGAAACATGTGAAAAAAAAGAGAAACGACAATTTAATAAGTATGATATGGCAATTGGACTTTTTTATGGTGTCGGGATATTTCTTGG from Anaerotignum faecicola includes these protein-coding regions:
- the tet(32) gene encoding tetracycline resistance ribosomal protection protein Tet(32) — its product is MKIINIGILAHVDAGKTTLTESLLYTSGAIAEQGNVDKGTTRTDTMILERQRGITIQTAVTSFYWNDYKINIVDTPGHMDFLTEAYRSLSVLDGAVLVISAKDGVQAQTRILFHALQKMDIPTIIFINKIDQNGIDLQCVYQSIKDKLTSDMIVMQEVSLSPKITMTDISDLDKWDMIISGSDELLERYVAEDSLDIQELQYEKCKRTRCCSLFPVYHGSAKDNLGTEKLIEAIIETFITETDDIQSELCGYVFKVEYTERKKRLSYLRLYHGTLHLRDTLLLSKKEKIKITEMCIPSNGEIVPADHACPGEIVILADDTLKLNDILGNEKLLPHKTRIDNPMPLLRTTVEPQKPEQREALLNALAEIADTDPLLHFDIDTVTHEIMLSFLGKVQLEVICSLLEEKYHVGVAMKEPSVIYLERPQKKASCTIHIEVPPNPFWASIGLTVTPLPVGSGTQYKSEVSLGYLNQSFQNAVMEGVRYGMEQGLYGWGVTDCQICFDYGVYYSPVSTPADFRFLAPVVLEQALKKAGTQLLEPYLSFTLFAPQEYLSRAYNDAPKYCAIIESTRLEKDEVIFKGEIPARCIGEYRNDLNFYTNGRSVCITELKGYQETSGEPVFQPRRPNSRLDKIRHMFQKIM
- a CDS encoding helix-turn-helix domain-containing protein, encoding MNQKQTDITTGKQIRHLRTQSGMTQEELAGELNVTRQALSNWERDVNEPDLNTLKKICFLFGVHMDDFAKEVITKMETCEKKEKRQFNKYDMAIGLFYGVGIFLGIGIFFVGGFMTMSGAGWGASLFGGGCFSLVFGLICHAVITLRRNDK